One stretch of Caldinitratiruptor microaerophilus DNA includes these proteins:
- a CDS encoding helix-turn-helix domain-containing protein yields the protein MAATDVVSGPVAASPEEVSQIRLLSDALSGDAAREVRYFLSDSTGRKLELPRSVFLVLAAVAREMALGHSVAILHYDHELTTQQAAEILNVSRPFLIRLLEEGKIPFHMVGTHRRIRMRDLLEYKKRRDSMRRETLKELQRVSEALGLYDQDSTE from the coding sequence ATGGCCGCCACAGACGTGGTGAGCGGCCCGGTAGCGGCGAGCCCGGAAGAGGTCTCCCAGATCCGGCTCCTGAGCGACGCTCTCTCTGGAGATGCCGCCCGGGAAGTCCGATATTTCTTGTCGGACTCCACAGGCCGGAAACTGGAGCTGCCTCGGTCCGTCTTCCTGGTCCTTGCCGCCGTCGCCAGGGAAATGGCTCTGGGGCACTCCGTAGCGATCCTTCACTACGATCATGAACTCACAACCCAACAGGCTGCGGAGATCCTCAACGTCTCGCGCCCGTTTCTGATCCGTCTCTTGGAGGAGGGAAAGATCCCTTTCCACATGGTTGGCACCCACCGGCGAATTCGGATGAGGGACCTCCTGGAATACAAGAAGCGCCGTGACAGCATGCGCCGGGAGACTCTCAAGGAGCTACAGCGGGTTTCCGAGGCGCTTGGGCTGTACGACCAGGATTCCACGGAGTAG
- a CDS encoding PIN domain-containing protein has product MAFVAFLDACVLYPATLRDVLLSIAESGVCQIRWSPDVLEELERNLARRANAPSESVAAHGARYTVTLMQEAFPEGMVEREAYQNLIDAMTNDPGDRHVLAAAVAGRADVLVTFNTRDFPHASCVLYGVDVQDPDTFLVHQFGLIPDRIMDVLRSLSEERKPPMDTPEGILRALSKVTPRFCALALEHLSRRATAND; this is encoded by the coding sequence ATGGCGTTCGTGGCTTTCCTTGATGCCTGCGTGCTCTATCCCGCTACGCTCAGGGATGTGCTGCTCAGCATCGCCGAGAGCGGCGTGTGTCAGATCCGGTGGAGTCCCGACGTTCTGGAAGAGCTTGAACGGAACCTTGCCAGGCGGGCCAACGCCCCGAGTGAAAGTGTGGCTGCGCATGGGGCACGTTACACAGTGACGCTGATGCAAGAGGCTTTTCCGGAAGGGATGGTGGAACGGGAAGCCTACCAGAATTTGATTGATGCTATGACAAATGATCCTGGAGACCGGCACGTCCTCGCGGCAGCAGTCGCGGGCCGTGCCGATGTTCTTGTGACATTCAACACAAGAGATTTCCCGCATGCGTCGTGCGTGCTGTATGGGGTTGACGTCCAGGATCCGGATACATTTTTGGTGCACCAGTTCGGGTTGATACCGGATCGGATAATGGACGTACTGAGAAGCCTTTCCGAAGAACGGAAGCCTCCGATGGACACCCCGGAAGGAATCCTTCGGGCACTGAGCAAAGTCACACCGCGCTTCTGTGCGCTGGCGTTGGAACATCTGTCCAGACGAGCTACGGCAAATGACTGA